The Chanodichthys erythropterus isolate Z2021 chromosome 14, ASM2448905v1, whole genome shotgun sequence genome window below encodes:
- the prmt2 gene encoding protein arginine N-methyltransferase 2 isoform X2 — MKNESSEGHEAEEYVGLADFVAEGDEQLSFSVGDELLVHDRSSDVWWWAELHGHFGYVPSSYLHKRVEDVEDAWQDDEYFGNYGTLRLHLEMLSDKPRTETYRQVILSNSATLKGKVVMDLGCGTGVISLFCALLAQPAAVYAVEASSMAEHTEKLVRQNGCEEVVTVFQDRAENLTLPGKVDVLVSEWMGNCLLFEYMLESVLLARDRWLKEGGMMWPSSACLTVVPCQAFSDYGQKMEFWEKPYGLDFSYLQLLAQKELLSKPKFSHHLLPEDCLSSPADVITLDMITIQVSDLEDHSLETDSFHVGFPSDS; from the exons atgaaaaatgaaagcaGTGAGGGTCATGAAGCTGAAGAGTATGTTGGACTCGCGGATTTTGTTGCTGAAGGAGATGAGCAG CTTAGTTTCTCGGTTGGTGATGAACTGCTGGTCCATGACAGGAGTTCAGACGTGTGGTGGTGGGCTGAACTGCACGGTCACTTTGGATATGTCCCATCCAGCTATTTGCACAAAAGAGTAGAGGATGTAGAAGATGCTTGGCAAGACGACGAATACTTTGGCAATTATGGGACATTA AGGCTTCATTTGGAGATGCTGTCAGATAAACCCCGCACAGAAACATACAGGCAGGTGATCCTGAGTAATAGCGCCACCCTGAAGGGGAAGGTGGTCATGGACTTGGGCTGTGGGACAGGGGTCATCAGCCTCTTCTGTGCTCTTCTAGCACAACCTGCAGCG GTATATGCTGTGGAGGCCAGCTCAAtggcagaacacactgagaaactGGTGAGGCAGAATGGCTGTGAGGAAGTCGTGACAGTGTTTCAGGACCGAGCCGAAAATCTCACTCTTCCTGGGAAAGTGGATGTTCTAGTGTCAGAGTGGATGGGCAACTGCCTTCTG TTTGAGTACATGTTGGAGTCAGTGTTGCTGGCACGTGATCGCTGGCTGAAGGAGGGTGGAATGATGTGGCCATCCTCTGCCTGTCTGACCGTCGTTCCTTGCCAGGCCTTCTCTGACTACGGGCAAAAGATGGAGTTCTGGGAGAAACCCTATGGCCTAGACTTCAGCTACCTACA GTTACTTGCACAGAAAGAGCTTCTCTCCAAGCCTAAATTCAGCCATCATCTCCTACCTGAAGACTGtttgtcctctccagctgatgTTATCACTCTTGATATGATCACAATACAGGTCTCAGACTTAGAG
- the LOC137035575 gene encoding UDP-glucuronosyltransferase-like isoform X4 codes for MVRVLMFSALGILAWLCLFSSEPVQAGKVLVMPVDGSHWLSMKILVEELSQRGHEMVVLVPETSVLIRASGNYTTKSFRVPYTDAEMNAILDHIKKNAIEKPPQLTDFFENLGNLIEFTNMHVKACEGLLYNEPLMKSLRETGFDILLTDPFLPCGTILADSLSLPPVYFLHGIPCRLDESAAQCPSPPSFIPRFITGYSDKMTFPQRVTNMLVTVFEMFLCRKLYTSFDELASRYLQKDTTYEELLGNGAVWLHRYDFTFEYPKPQMPNMVHIGGINCAKRGPLTKELEEFVNGSGEHGFVVFTLGSMVSQLPEAKAREFFEAFRQIPQRVLWRYTGPVPENAPKNVKLMKWLPQNDLLGHPKIKAFITHGGSHGIYEGICNGVPMVMLPLFGDQGDNAQRLVSRGVAEALSIFDVTSEKLLVALSKVINDKSYKEKMTELSAIHRDRPIEPLDLAVFWTEFVMRHKGADHLRTAAHELNWIQYHSLDVIGFLILILVTVIFVTVKSCMFCFRKCFKKTQKKKKE; via the exons ATGGTGAGAGTACTGATGTTTTCCGCTCTAGGGATCCTAGCCTGGTTATGCTTGTTCTCCTCAGAGCCTGTGCAGGCTGGAAAGGTGCTTGTCATGCCAGTGGATGGGAGCCACTGGCTGAGCATGAAGATCCTGGTGGAAGAGCTGTCTCAGAGGGGTCATGAGATGGTGGTCCTGGTCCCTGAAACTAGTGTTCTGATTAGGGCGTCTGGCAATTACACCACTAAGTCTTTTCGTGTGCCCTACACCGATGCTGAGATGAATGCCATCTTGGACCACATTAAGAAGAATGCGATTGAGAAGCCTCCGCAATTGACTGATTTTTTTGAGAATTTGGGGAACCTGATTGAGTTCACAAATATGCATGTGAAAGCTTGTGAAGGGCTGCTGTACAATGAGCCCCTGATGAAGAGTCTAAGAGAGACGGGATTTGATATTTTGCTCACCGATCCTTTCCTGCCGTGTGGAACTATCCTTGCCGACTCCCTTTCACTTCCCCCTGTTTACTTCTTGCACGGAATTCCCTGTCGGCTTGATGAGTCAGCTGCCCAGTGTCCCTCACCTCCATCTTTTATTCCGCGTTTCATCACTGGTTACTCAGATAAGATGACTTTCCCTCAGAGAGTAACAAATATGCTTGTGACCGTTTTTGAAATGTTCCTTTGCCGTAAACTGTATACTAGCTTTGATGAACTGGCCAGTAGATATCTGCAGAAGGACACTACATACGAAGAGCTATTAGGGAACGGAGCAGTCTGGCTTCATAGGTATGACTTTACCTTTGAGTACCCCAAACCTCAAATGCCAAACATGGTCCACATAGGGGGCATCAACTGTGCAAAGAGGGGTCCACTGACAAAG GAGCTGGAGGAGTTTGTGAATGGTTCTGGAGAGCATGGGTTTGTGGTCTTCACTCTGGGCTCCATGGTGTCACAGTTACCAGAGGCCAAAGCCAGAGAGTTCTTTGAAGCATTTAGGCAAATACCTCAGAGG GTGCTATGGAGGTACACTGGACCAGTCCCTGAAAATGCTCCAAAGaatgtcaaactgatgaaatgGCTTCCACAAAATGATCTCTTGG GCCATCCTAAGATTAAGGCTTTTATTACACATGGCGGATCACATGGAATCTATGAGGGAATCTGTAATGGGGTGCCAATGGTGATGCTTCCTCTGTTTGGAGACCAAGGGGATAACGCCCAGCGCTTAGTGTCTCGAGGTGTTGCAGAAGCCCTGAGTATCTTTGATGTGACCTCAGAAAAACTTCTGGTTGCATTGAGTAAGGTCATCAATGACAAAAG CTACAAGGAGAAAATGACAGAGCTCTCAGCTATTCACAGAGACCGTCCCATTGAGCCTCTGGACCTGGCTGTGTTCTGGACTGAGTTTGTTATGAGACACAAAGGGGCAGACCATCTCAGAACTGCAGCCCATGAGCTGAACTGGATTCAGTATCATTCTCTTGACGTCATTGGctttctcattctcattctaGTGACTGTTATTTTTGTGACTGTCAAAAGCTGCATGTTCTGTTTCAGGAAGTGCTTCAAGAAAACccagaaaaagaagaaagagtAG
- the LOC137035575 gene encoding UDP-glucuronosyltransferase-like isoform X2: MSVFLTLSPSTATVLHTTDRMAGVWLLLVLFLLGSAEAGKLLVIPTDGSHWLGMKPIVEELGRRGNKVVVVIPEASLSMGPSQNTTTLTYPVNYTKAELQANLADEINTVLSIDISTDLAKFQALIFSLDVLQMFILRNAEGLLFNKDLMKKLQDYNFDAILTDPFEPIGAIAGEYLSIPAIYMQINHPCGVDALASQCPIPASYVPQPLTHFTDRMNLWQRGVNLVRTLLQPAACRHLFARADEIASRVLQRKASMVEIMSRAALWFMRFDFSLEFPRPVMPNMVMIGATVSQKTKPLSQELEEFVNGSGEHGFVVFTLGSMVSQLPEAKAREFFEAFRQIPQRVLWRYTGPVPENAPKNVKLMKWLPQNDLLGHPKIKAFITHGGSHGIYEGICNGVPMVMLPLFGDQGDNAQRLVSRGVAEALSIFDVTSEKLLVALSKVINDKSYKEKMTELSAIHRDRPIEPLDLAVFWTEFVMRHKGADHLRTAAHELNWIQYHSLDVIGFLILILVTVIFVTVKSCMFCFRKCFKKTQKKKKE; encoded by the exons ATGAGTGTTTTTCTTACTTTATCTCCTTCAACTGCCACTGTCCTTCACACCACTGATAGAATGGCTGGCGTGTGGTTGCTCCTGGTTCTGTTCCTCTTGGGTTCAGCTGAAGCTGGGAAACTGTTGGTTATTCCAACAGATGGTAGTCACTGGTTAGGGATGAAGCCTATTGTGGAGGAGCTGGGGAGGAGAGGAAACAAGGTTGTGGTCGTCATCCCAGAGGCGAGTCTGAGTATGGGTCCTTCACAGAATACCACCACTCTGACATATCCAGTGAACTACACCAAAGCTGAATTACAAGCAAACTTAGCAGATGAAATTAACACAGTTCTGAGTATTGATATCTCTACAGACCTGGCCAAGTTTCAGGCGTTAATCTTCTCACTGGATGTTCTACAAATGTTTATATTGAGGAATGCTGAGGGTCTACTCTTCAACAAGGACTTGATGAAGAAACTGCAAGACTACAACTTTGATGCTATTCTCACTGACCCGTTTGAGCCAATCGGAGCTATAGCTGGTGAATACCTCTCAATTCCAGCTATTTATATGCAAATAAACCATCCTTGTGGTGTTGACGCTCTTGCCAGTCAATGTCCAATTCCAGCTTCTTATGTTCCACAACCTTTAACTCACTTTACTGACCGCATGAATCTTTGGCAAAGAGGTGTGAACCTGGTAAGGACTCTGCTGCAGCCTGCGGCTTGCAGACATTTGTTTGCTCGTGCAGATGAGATCGCCTCACGTGTATTGCAGAGAAAAGCATCGATGGTGGAGATCATGAGCCGTGCAGCTCTTTGGTTTATGCGTTTCGACTTTTCTTTGGAATTCCCACGTCCGGTGATGCCAAACATGGTCATGATTGGAGCAACAGTAAGCCAGAAAACAAAACCTTTATCACAA GAGCTGGAGGAGTTTGTGAATGGTTCTGGAGAGCATGGGTTTGTGGTCTTCACTCTGGGCTCCATGGTGTCACAGTTACCAGAGGCCAAAGCCAGAGAGTTCTTTGAAGCATTTAGGCAAATACCTCAGAGG GTGCTATGGAGGTACACTGGACCAGTCCCTGAAAATGCTCCAAAGaatgtcaaactgatgaaatgGCTTCCACAAAATGATCTCTTGG GCCATCCTAAGATTAAGGCTTTTATTACACATGGCGGATCACATGGAATCTATGAGGGAATCTGTAATGGGGTGCCAATGGTGATGCTTCCTCTGTTTGGAGACCAAGGGGATAACGCCCAGCGCTTAGTGTCTCGAGGTGTTGCAGAAGCCCTGAGTATCTTTGATGTGACCTCAGAAAAACTTCTGGTTGCATTGAGTAAGGTCATCAATGACAAAAG CTACAAGGAGAAAATGACAGAGCTCTCAGCTATTCACAGAGACCGTCCCATTGAGCCTCTGGACCTGGCTGTGTTCTGGACTGAGTTTGTTATGAGACACAAAGGGGCAGACCATCTCAGAACTGCAGCCCATGAGCTGAACTGGATTCAGTATCATTCTCTTGACGTCATTGGctttctcattctcattctaGTGACTGTTATTTTTGTGACTGTCAAAAGCTGCATGTTCTGTTTCAGGAAGTGCTTCAAGAAAACccagaaaaagaagaaagagtAG
- the LOC137035575 gene encoding UDP-glucuronosyltransferase-like isoform X1 translates to MQPDLSTLTPLLPSLEALPHLKTFPGFSNTVSVVVCCTNIRGMMRALSVPALGLLLWLCLFSSEPVQAGKVLVVPVDGSHWLSMKILVEELSQRGHEMVVLVPETSVLIRASVNYTTKSFRVPYTLADLKANLDNIEKNAFEKPPQLIDIVANLRNLIEFTNMQLKACEWLLYDEPLMKSLRETGFDVLLTDPFLPCGTILADSFSLPAIYFLRLIPCGLDESAAQCPSPPSFVPRFMTGFSDKMTFPQRVKNTIMAVFDVFLCRILFAGADELASRYLQKDTTYKELLGNGAVWLLRYDFTFEFPKPQMPNMVQIGGINCAKKGPLTKELEEFVNGSGEHGFVVFTLGSMVSQLPEAKAREFFEAFRQIPQRVLWRYTGPVPENAPKNVKLMKWLPQNDLLGHPKIKAFITHGGSHGIYEGICNGVPMVMLPLFGDQGDNAQRLVSRGVAEALSIFDVTSEKLLVALSKVINDKSYKEKMTELSAIHRDRPIEPLDLAVFWTEFVMRHKGADHLRTAAHELNWIQYHSLDVIGFLILILVTVIFVTVKSCMFCFRKCFKKTQKKKKE, encoded by the exons ATGCAACCAGACCTATCAACACTCACTCCCCTTTTGCCTAGTTTAGAGGCACTTCctcatttaaaaacattccCAGGCTTCTCAAATACCGTGTCTGTTGTTGTCTGCTGCACAAACATTAGAGGGATGATGAGAGCACTGAGTGTTCCTGCTCTGGGGCTCCTACTCTGGTTATGCTTGTTCTCCTCAGAGCCTGTGCAGGCTGGAAAGGTGCTTGTCGTGCCAGTGGATGGGAGCCACTGGCTGAGCATGAAGATCCTGGTGGAAGAGCTGTCTCAGAGGGGTCATGAGATGGTGGTCCTGGTCCCTGAAACTAGTGTTCTGATTAGGGCGTCTGTCAATTACACCACTAAGTCTTTTCGTGTGCCCTACACCCTTGCTGATCTAAAGGCCAACTTGGACAACATAGAGAAGAATGCGTTTGAGAAGCCTCCGCAATTGATAGATATCGTTGCAAATCTGAGGAACCTGATAGAGTTCACAAATATGCAGTTGAAAGCCTGTGAATGGCTGCTGTACGACGAGCCCCTGATGAAGAGTCTAAGAGAGACGGGGTTTGATGTTTTGCTCACCGATCCTTTCTTGCCGTGTGGAACTATCCTTGCCGATTCCTTCTCACTTCCCGCCATCTACTTCTTGCGTCTGATTCCCTGTGGGCTTGACGAGTCAGCCGCCCAGTGTCCCTCACCTCCGTCGTTTGTTCCGCGCTTCATGACCGGTTTCTCAGATAAAATGACTTTCCCTCAGAGAGTAAAAAATACGATTATGGCAGTTTTTGATGTGTTCCTTTGCCGTATACTGTTTGCCGGCGCTGATGAACTGGCCAGTAGATATCTGCAGAAGGACACTACATACAAAGAGCTGTTAGGGAACGGAGCAGTCTGGCTTCTGAGGTATGACTTTACCTTTGAGTTCCCAAAACCTCAAATGCCAAACATGGTTCAAATAGGGGGCATCAACTGTGCAAAGAAGGGTCCACTGACAAAG GAGCTGGAGGAGTTTGTGAATGGTTCTGGAGAGCATGGGTTTGTGGTCTTCACTCTGGGCTCCATGGTGTCACAGTTACCAGAGGCCAAAGCCAGAGAGTTCTTTGAAGCATTTAGGCAAATACCTCAGAGG GTGCTATGGAGGTACACTGGACCAGTCCCTGAAAATGCTCCAAAGaatgtcaaactgatgaaatgGCTTCCACAAAATGATCTCTTGG GCCATCCTAAGATTAAGGCTTTTATTACACATGGCGGATCACATGGAATCTATGAGGGAATCTGTAATGGGGTGCCAATGGTGATGCTTCCTCTGTTTGGAGACCAAGGGGATAACGCCCAGCGCTTAGTGTCTCGAGGTGTTGCAGAAGCCCTGAGTATCTTTGATGTGACCTCAGAAAAACTTCTGGTTGCATTGAGTAAGGTCATCAATGACAAAAG CTACAAGGAGAAAATGACAGAGCTCTCAGCTATTCACAGAGACCGTCCCATTGAGCCTCTGGACCTGGCTGTGTTCTGGACTGAGTTTGTTATGAGACACAAAGGGGCAGACCATCTCAGAACTGCAGCCCATGAGCTGAACTGGATTCAGTATCATTCTCTTGACGTCATTGGctttctcattctcattctaGTGACTGTTATTTTTGTGACTGTCAAAAGCTGCATGTTCTGTTTCAGGAAGTGCTTCAAGAAAACccagaaaaagaagaaagagtAG